The genomic window GATCTGCACCGCCCGTGCTCCCAGCGGCAGGCCGCGGAACTTGTCCTTCGCTTCGGTAACCTGACAGACCACGTCCAGCATGCTTTCGGCCGGGATCCGGCGCGGCAGGGCGTGGGTGTAGTTGCGGGTATCGTCGACGTTCGATTCGTTGGCCACCACGCTGCGTTGGTAGGCTTCGCTGGCACAGATGTCCCGCACCAGTTGGCGGAAGTCGAACTTGTATTCGACCAGCTTATCGCCCAACGTTTCAAACAGCTCGGGGTTACTGGGCGGGTTGCTGATGCGGATGTCATCGACAGGATCAACGATGCCAACGCCCAGGAAGTGAGCCCAGACGCGGTTGGCCATGGATTTGGCAAAGTACGGGTTTTCCGGATCGGTCAGCCATTCGGCCACGACCGCGCGGCGATCTTTGCCGCTGGTTTGAGCGGCCCCATCGCCCAGGAAGGTCGGCGTCATCACGGCGCCGCTGACCGGGTGCTTAACGTCTCCGCCGCGGCGGTCATAAATGATCCGCTCGCGATAGTCTTCCGCCGTCTTGCGACCGATTTGGCTGAAGAAGCTGGCGAAGCCGTAGTAGTCATCCATCGTCCAGCGGTCGAACGGATGGTTGTGGCACTGAGCACATTGAGTGCGGATGCCCATGAACACCTGGGCGACGTTTTCGGCGGTTTTTAAGGTGTCGCGTTCGATCTCGTAGAAGTTCGTCGCGGGGCTGCTGAACGTACCGCCTTCGGCCGTCAACAATTCACGCACCATTTCGTCGACCGGAACGTTACGAGCGAATTTGTCGGTCAGCCAGTTGGCGTACAGGAAGGCCGATTTGTAGCTGACCTGATTGCTGCTTTTGATCATCAGCAGCTGCGCGAATTTCATTGCCCAGATTTCGCTGAATTCTTTGCGTCCCAGCAATCGCTCCACCAGCGCGGCGCGTTTGTCCGGGGCATTGTCGTTCATGAAGGCGTGGTATTCTTCAGGCGTTGGCAATAAGCCAGTGATGTCGATGGTGACCCGTCGCAGGTACTCTTCATCGCTGCAGATTTCGCTGGGCAGCAGCCGCAGTTGCTGCATCTTTTTGCCGACCAGTTCGTCGATGTAGTTGCCGGTGACCGGCGGCGCGGTGTACTGCAAGCCCTTGGGTAACACCAACACTTGGCTGCCCACGGTGTGGGTATCGAAGCGAGCCATGATGAAGGCTTCGCCGCGGGCCCCCGCTTTCACGCCCCCGTAGGCATCAACTTCGGTGGATGTCGGGTTATTGGTGGAGAACGCGGCCAGGCGAGACACGTCGCGAGTGGTTCCGTCGGCATAGTTGGCCACAGCCACAAAACGTTGCGAAGCGTTTTCGCCTTCCAGGACGGCTTGAGGCGGATAAAAATCGACCGACGTCACCGCTGGTGGCTGAGCGTCTGCGGGGTCTTGGGGAGCTCCGTTTTGCAACCATTCCAGCAAGGTGGCGTAGTAGTCGCTGTCTTCGCCGAACAATTTGCCGCCGCTGTGCGGGACGCTGCCGGCAGCTTTTTTCAGGAACAGGCTGTCGGTGGGCACGGCCAGGTTGATGCGGCGAGCACCGATCTCGCGGGTCACACGGTGGTAATCGCCGTCGGGATCAAACCCAAACAAGCTCAACCGAAAACCGTCTTTGCCGCGGGCGGCTCCGTGGCAACTGCCCGTGTTACAGCCACTGCGAGTCAGCACGGGCATGACGTCTTTTTTGAAACTGATCGCTGGCCGCGCGGTAGCATTGCTGACCTTAACCGGGATCCGCACTTCGGTGCCCTGGTAGGAAGCGATCAGTTCGGTTTCGCCATCGGCCAGCGGCAACAGTTGGTTGCCTTCGCGTTTGACCAAGCCCTCTTTCGCCAACGTCCAAGTCGTCTGCTCGGTGACATCCAGAGTGACTCCGTCAGGCCGGCTCATCACGGCTACAAAGGACTGGAAGTCACGCGCCGAACCGAGTTGGATGCTGGGCGGGTAGACCGCTACCTGCGGCGGCTCGCTGGGCGGAGGCGTAGCAACCGAGGCCTCGGGTTCAACACCAAATGCAACGGCAGCCATTAAGCCGGTCAGAACCAGGCTGAACGAAAGTCGGATGGGATAGGGCATGGTCGTTCTGGGGAAGGCGTGAAGGATTGGCGTGAGGAACTATCAGGAGGGACGTCGGCGGAGGATCAGTTTTCGCGAGCTTTGCGAAGCTGTTCCAAACGGCTGAGCGGTCGTTCCTTGGGAGGTTCAGGCTTGGCCTTGGGTTTGGGTTCGGCAGGCTTCTTCTCTTTGGGTTCTTCTTTCTTGGGCGGCAGCGGCTTGTCGACCCGCAATTCGCCAGTGCCCTGTGTCTGCGTGATGACCCCTTTGTCGCTGGTGATCCGAGCTCGCACGTTGAGGGTTTTGTGCGTGCCGGGACGGGCGTCGGCCGCCACCGCGATCGGGAAGCTAACCTGCGTGGTTTCGGGCGTGATTTTTTGAATCGGCGCCGAAGAGCTGACGCCGGGCGGCAGGCCGACGATTTCCACTTCCGCTTCACCTTCGAACTCGCGAGCGATTTCCACACCGACGGCGACCACACTTTCGGTGCCCTGCTCGGCGGCCGACTTGGGGAATTCAAAGCTGAAGAAGGCTTCTTGCACGTCCAGCGAAATCGGTGTGGAAGTGATCCGAGCCGAACCGTTGCCGATGCCAGTCGTAGCGATCAGGAACATCGGCCACTCGCCCAGGCCCGCGCTGCCGTTGGCGGTCAGCGGGATTTCGACTTGGGTTTTATCTTTGGCCAGTTTGCGGCTGTTATTGACGCTCACCCCGGGCGGGTTGTACAGCGATTGCAGCGTGATCTCGCCTTCAAACCCTTCGTTCCGCTCGACGTTGACCACCAGCGACATCGAGCCGCTGCGGACCACCGGGACTTGGGGCTGGACGACGGTCAGTTTGAAGGGCACCGGTTCGGCCACCGAAACGGCCACTCGGTCGGTTTTCCAGTTCCAGATGTTGCGGCGGTTTTGCCCCAACACCAATTTGTGTTCTTGCTTGAGGTGTCCGCTGACGTGGGCCAGTTTTTCGTCGCTGGGCTTGGCCACCACATCGACCAAGGCCGCGGTTTTTCCGGCGTCTTCGGCAGCCGACAGCATCAGCGGCACCGTCGAGCGGTCGGCTCGCATCGGGAAGGCCGTGGCGGTGATACCCTCGGGCAGGTTGAGGGCTTCGATGTTCAGTTCGCCACCGAATTGTTTGCGAGCGGCGTTGACCATCACGGCCATTTGGGCCCCACGGGGCACCGGCCAGACAACGGCTTGATACCGATCCAGTTCGGCCAAATCCAGTTGCAGCGAAGGCACCGCTTCGGTGACTTCCAGG from Roseimaritima ulvae includes these protein-coding regions:
- a CDS encoding DUF1549 and DUF1553 domain-containing protein translates to MPYPIRLSFSLVLTGLMAAVAFGVEPEASVATPPPSEPPQVAVYPPSIQLGSARDFQSFVAVMSRPDGVTLDVTEQTTWTLAKEGLVKREGNQLLPLADGETELIASYQGTEVRIPVKVSNATARPAISFKKDVMPVLTRSGCNTGSCHGAARGKDGFRLSLFGFDPDGDYHRVTREIGARRINLAVPTDSLFLKKAAGSVPHSGGKLFGEDSDYYATLLEWLQNGAPQDPADAQPPAVTSVDFYPPQAVLEGENASQRFVAVANYADGTTRDVSRLAAFSTNNPTSTEVDAYGGVKAGARGEAFIMARFDTHTVGSQVLVLPKGLQYTAPPVTGNYIDELVGKKMQQLRLLPSEICSDEEYLRRVTIDITGLLPTPEEYHAFMNDNAPDKRAALVERLLGRKEFSEIWAMKFAQLLMIKSSNQVSYKSAFLYANWLTDKFARNVPVDEMVRELLTAEGGTFSSPATNFYEIERDTLKTAENVAQVFMGIRTQCAQCHNHPFDRWTMDDYYGFASFFSQIGRKTAEDYRERIIYDRRGGDVKHPVSGAVMTPTFLGDGAAQTSGKDRRAVVAEWLTDPENPYFAKSMANRVWAHFLGVGIVDPVDDIRISNPPSNPELFETLGDKLVEYKFDFRQLVRDICASEAYQRSVVANESNVDDTRNYTHALPRRIPAESMLDVVCQVTEAKDKFRGLPLGARAVQIADGRTSTYFLTTFGRSPRDTVCDCEATTDPSLSQALHLLNGSAISGKIGQGKVVERMIKDEGLNAEQVIERLYIRCLSRYPTDEEKKNLLVSVGEAANEQQGLEDVFWAVMNSREFVFNH